In Paenibacillus segetis, a single window of DNA contains:
- a CDS encoding N-6 DNA methylase, whose protein sequence is MSRMDQLRDLYSSAIADITRSAEAWRDYLEFAASIYKYSFDNTLLIYNQRPNATMLAPLSLWNQLGRYVRKGEKSVAVCDFISGNNPTLTYLFDVSQTTGKNAPQLWNLNQVDTEELAGRLTSYDTLVLPEAISQMTRSAVLTSLDDWLQDIELDIKDHFLGMVPLQGLEQHIGDLVRDSLRYLIHQRCQLPEPDNVDFTTITHFHTLSLAARLGNQINVLARSLLGDIARYIKIMEAERSLQNEQFEQPEPDVPRNRRSAISQLEHFERSQSRPAAFGQVRPDGNELSSGQSSTAFPDSLDARHPYGDDTQRRAGSSGTDGATDRAVARPSTDTKDRRYTGTITTPEPDQIDGRRIDLERHRTETEIIEPIVTSTHSEPPHSGSFFMPSTSSDFSHGQTGEEMLIFLLSSGKSVESRKQHIYQFVVEHHPVKSADLIAFLKSLYGISGARGDFEHVIGYMYDGKGVTIDWRDSTGSHQEQFKWKKISDTLLQLITEGHYDKALAPFPSPGPELTLFDFAEQSSTEDATPNDEIPNSPLALNKDSSIPLDEESKSEAQPISLPTPTINYRFYPDHSPYVSGPKSKYKRNVEAIQLLKLLESEQQQANPEQQQILAGYVGWGGLANAFHPSAKGWENEYAELKQLLDEEEYAAARNSTITAFYTEQAIVQTIHATFQRFGLSEGTGRRILDPAMGSGNFFSVLPTDWENAELHGVELDSVTGRIARQLYPSASIHLQGFESVDWREMRFDAMFSNIPFHNIRIHDRRFTSSHLIHDYFFLRSLELLKPGGMLAYIVSKGTMDKQDSTVRQLIAQQADLIGMVRLPNTTFQSLAGTTVTTDIVFLQKRDASLLFSQEELPEWVNIGETSDGIPINRYYLSHPDMMLGKMQWDRGMYGAEKSSACIPDEEQILLPTLQQALGSLQANFPKLVGHSTEQSQNRLSSLWEEDEEPSSRNVPPGTKNYTFIEDQGQLFYCENGLLLPQNIQGKKADRIKGLCSIRQALMDVINIQTREYGYELPELQKAQSHLNQVYDRFVQQHGYINDRANTSAFTDDDQLPLLRSIEDLTPEKTWSKAAIFTRPTIRINTLPEHTDNPLEAMQICLNHRLQIDLAYIAHLCNLSIDEVKEALGERIYLNPQKYSGDEEEGWELDEEYLSGNVRDKLSYATLKAQEHPDLFQRNVDALTRVQPAPLLPGDIDFRIGSPWIPVRYYREFMYETFETSQVLRNSQTVNVDYLEFTNTWRVSGKSIEPGSIKVNQTFGTRRANAYEIYESSLNLQSITIRDPVTYLDASGSEQVKYVVNAKETMIARAKQQQMKEGFASWLFQDKTRSDALLTIYNEKFNTIRPRAYSGDHLVFQAMNEEMSLRKHQKDVAARIIYSGTALMAHEVGAGKTAAMIASGMYLKRIGSIHKPLYCVPNHLTEQWANEFLRFFPSANILVTTKKDFALSNRQRFVSRIAMGEYDAIIIGHSQFEKIPISRERQEQLLQNEITNVSQTINQIKKEKGDNWSIKQMVVFENNLKSRLERLANESKKDDLLTFEQLGVDMLFVDESHAYKNCFTFTKMRNVAGIGKSSSQRATDMLLKCQYLQEMNQGRGVVFATGTPISNSMSEMYVMQRYLQPRLLQRLGLDFFDNWAATFGEVVSSLEITPEGSGYRMKSRFAKFHNLPELMSMFRLVADIQTADMLNLPTPKLVGDKATIFVSECSPFQQKMMDEFVERAEKIRNNDVDASEDNMLKLTHEAKLMSIDPRLVHEDAPAEIESKLNRCIENVFDIWNETQAEQLTQVIFSDSGTPKPGRFNVYDEIKTQLIHRGVSEHEIMFIHDANTDSAREALFEQVRRGEVRVLLGSTQKMGTGTNVQTRLVAAHHLDCPWRPSDITQRDGRILRQGNMNEAVQIFRYVTKGTFDSYLWQIQEQKLSYISQVMTGKSISRSCQDADETVLSAAEVKAIAVGNPMLAEKMEVDNEVMRLKMLKTNWQNEQAMLEQRIHKQYPMMLKMYEEKIQKLQADIQVVEQNNQPNFMIRLDGKHYEERTQAGDVLLLLAKLTERDQPAKVIGQFRGLPLSLFRSIYDNVHIRAQGVETHSAELGGSTLGNISRLENMIERLPSLLQDTIQHKNETLEQLAAAQKELGKPFDLEYQLQQLVARQSEINSKLEFKDLQGQEIISEDSNLDNAPDDLNLEEPEV, encoded by the coding sequence ATGAGCCGTATGGATCAACTGCGAGATCTTTACTCATCTGCTATTGCAGACATTACTCGCAGCGCAGAAGCTTGGCGTGACTACTTAGAATTCGCAGCATCAATCTACAAGTATTCCTTTGATAACACTTTGCTGATCTATAACCAACGACCAAATGCGACCATGCTGGCTCCCTTATCTTTGTGGAATCAGTTAGGAAGGTATGTTCGCAAAGGTGAAAAGAGTGTCGCGGTTTGCGACTTCATATCGGGCAATAATCCCACCTTAACCTACCTGTTTGACGTATCACAGACGACAGGTAAGAATGCTCCACAGCTTTGGAATTTGAATCAGGTGGACACAGAGGAGCTTGCTGGAAGACTCACTTCTTACGATACGCTGGTTTTACCTGAGGCCATTTCTCAGATGACGCGTTCAGCTGTTCTTACTTCATTAGACGATTGGCTACAGGATATTGAACTTGATATCAAGGATCATTTCTTAGGAATGGTTCCTCTGCAAGGTCTGGAACAGCACATCGGAGATTTAGTTAGGGACAGTCTTCGCTATCTAATTCATCAGCGCTGTCAGCTACCTGAACCCGATAATGTAGACTTTACCACGATCACTCATTTTCATACGCTCTCGTTGGCAGCAAGGTTAGGCAACCAAATCAATGTTCTAGCCCGCAGCCTGCTAGGAGATATTGCTCGATATATTAAAATCATGGAAGCAGAAAGGAGTTTGCAAAATGAACAATTCGAACAGCCCGAACCTGACGTACCGCGAAATCGACGGTCTGCTATATCCCAACTTGAACATTTCGAACGAAGTCAAAGTAGACCAGCAGCCTTTGGGCAAGTACGGCCGGATGGCAATGAGTTATCTTCGGGACAATCATCCACAGCGTTTCCAGATTCTCTTGATGCAAGGCATCCTTATGGAGACGATACACAACGTCGAGCAGGCAGCTCTGGAACGGATGGAGCAACTGACCGAGCAGTTGCTCGGCCTTCGACCGATACCAAAGACCGACGATACACTGGAACGATCACGACACCTGAACCAGATCAAATCGACGGCAGAAGAATTGATCTTGAACGACATCGTACTGAAACCGAGATAATCGAACCCATCGTCACTTCCACCCATTCAGAACCGCCACATAGCGGTTCTTTTTTTATGCCCAGTACTTCTTCTGATTTTTCTCATGGCCAAACTGGAGAAGAAATGCTCATCTTTCTGTTATCCAGCGGAAAAAGTGTTGAATCCAGAAAGCAGCACATCTATCAGTTTGTGGTTGAACATCATCCCGTGAAATCTGCCGATTTGATTGCATTTCTAAAATCGTTATATGGCATAAGTGGTGCTAGAGGCGATTTTGAACATGTAATTGGATATATGTACGATGGAAAAGGTGTTACGATTGATTGGAGAGACTCAACCGGATCCCATCAAGAGCAATTCAAATGGAAAAAAATAAGTGACACCCTCCTTCAATTAATAACGGAAGGTCACTATGATAAAGCACTCGCTCCTTTTCCTTCGCCAGGACCTGAATTGACATTATTTGATTTTGCCGAACAATCTTCTACGGAAGATGCAACTCCAAACGATGAAATACCAAATAGCCCTCTAGCCTTAAATAAGGATAGCAGTATTCCTCTGGATGAAGAATCAAAGAGTGAAGCTCAGCCTATCTCCTTGCCAACCCCTACAATAAATTATCGTTTTTATCCTGATCACTCCCCTTATGTATCAGGCCCTAAGAGCAAATATAAGCGCAACGTAGAAGCCATACAGTTACTTAAGCTGTTGGAAAGTGAACAGCAGCAGGCAAACCCGGAACAACAACAGATTTTAGCTGGTTACGTGGGCTGGGGTGGCCTAGCGAATGCTTTCCACCCTTCAGCTAAGGGCTGGGAAAATGAATATGCTGAGCTGAAGCAATTACTGGATGAGGAAGAGTATGCAGCAGCCCGCAATTCAACAATTACTGCTTTCTACACAGAACAAGCGATTGTCCAAACCATCCATGCTACCTTTCAGCGTTTCGGTTTGTCGGAAGGAACAGGGCGACGCATATTGGATCCTGCGATGGGCAGCGGTAACTTTTTCTCCGTACTCCCCACAGATTGGGAGAACGCGGAGTTACACGGCGTGGAATTAGACTCGGTTACCGGCCGAATTGCTCGCCAGCTTTACCCTAGTGCATCTATACACCTACAAGGCTTCGAGAGCGTAGATTGGCGCGAAATGCGCTTTGATGCTATGTTTTCCAACATTCCGTTTCATAATATCCGTATTCATGATCGCCGCTTTACCAGTAGCCATCTTATCCATGATTACTTTTTTCTCCGCTCTTTGGAATTACTCAAGCCAGGTGGTATGCTAGCCTATATCGTTAGTAAAGGAACCATGGATAAACAGGATTCAACAGTTCGCCAGCTCATTGCTCAACAAGCCGATTTGATTGGTATGGTGCGATTGCCAAACACCACCTTTCAATCCCTTGCGGGTACTACAGTTACAACGGATATCGTGTTTCTGCAGAAACGTGATGCCTCCCTTCTCTTCTCCCAAGAAGAACTGCCTGAATGGGTTAACATTGGTGAGACCTCCGACGGTATTCCTATTAATCGCTATTATCTTTCCCATCCCGATATGATGCTCGGAAAGATGCAGTGGGATCGAGGTATGTACGGCGCAGAAAAATCTAGTGCATGTATCCCAGATGAAGAACAAATTCTGCTGCCTACTCTCCAGCAAGCGCTTGGATCCCTGCAGGCTAACTTCCCTAAATTGGTTGGTCATTCAACTGAACAGTCTCAAAACAGGCTCTCTTCTCTTTGGGAAGAGGACGAAGAACCATCCAGCAGAAATGTTCCACCGGGAACCAAAAATTACACATTCATCGAAGACCAAGGTCAGCTCTTCTATTGCGAGAATGGATTACTTCTACCACAAAATATTCAGGGAAAAAAGGCAGACCGTATAAAAGGATTATGTAGTATACGCCAAGCTCTGATGGATGTTATTAATATTCAAACCCGAGAGTATGGATACGAACTTCCAGAACTACAAAAAGCCCAGTCTCATCTTAATCAGGTTTATGACCGCTTCGTTCAGCAACACGGTTATATTAATGATCGGGCGAATACCTCTGCTTTTACCGATGATGATCAACTACCTCTTCTTCGCTCCATTGAGGATCTTACACCTGAGAAAACTTGGAGCAAAGCCGCGATATTCACCCGGCCAACCATTCGAATTAATACACTGCCTGAGCATACCGACAATCCACTGGAAGCAATGCAAATATGCTTAAATCATCGTTTACAAATCGACCTCGCCTACATTGCTCATCTGTGTAATCTGAGTATTGATGAAGTAAAAGAAGCCCTAGGGGAACGGATTTATTTGAATCCTCAAAAGTATAGTGGTGACGAAGAGGAAGGTTGGGAACTTGATGAGGAATACTTGTCCGGCAATGTCCGGGATAAGTTGTCTTATGCAACACTGAAGGCACAAGAACATCCCGACTTATTTCAAAGAAATGTTGACGCCCTAACCCGTGTGCAGCCGGCTCCCTTGTTGCCCGGCGACATTGATTTTCGTATCGGAAGTCCTTGGATTCCAGTTCGTTACTACAGGGAATTCATGTATGAGACATTCGAGACCTCTCAAGTACTGCGAAATTCGCAGACTGTAAATGTAGATTATTTAGAATTCACTAACACATGGCGTGTCTCAGGGAAAAGCATCGAACCGGGCTCCATCAAGGTCAATCAAACCTTCGGTACAAGACGAGCAAATGCTTACGAGATTTATGAAAGTAGCTTGAATCTTCAAAGTATTACAATTCGCGACCCTGTTACCTATTTAGATGCAAGTGGTAGCGAGCAAGTTAAGTATGTTGTCAATGCCAAAGAAACGATGATTGCCCGTGCCAAACAGCAGCAGATGAAAGAGGGCTTTGCTTCTTGGCTCTTTCAGGATAAGACTCGATCAGACGCTCTACTTACTATTTATAACGAAAAATTCAACACAATTCGCCCGCGAGCTTACAGTGGTGATCATCTCGTTTTCCAGGCGATGAATGAAGAAATGAGTCTACGCAAACACCAAAAGGATGTAGCAGCTCGTATTATTTATTCTGGTACTGCACTCATGGCCCATGAGGTTGGTGCTGGAAAAACAGCAGCAATGATTGCCTCCGGGATGTATCTCAAACGAATCGGTTCGATTCACAAGCCACTGTATTGTGTTCCCAACCATCTTACCGAGCAATGGGCAAATGAATTCTTAAGGTTCTTCCCCAGTGCTAATATTCTGGTAACTACAAAAAAGGATTTTGCACTATCCAATCGCCAGCGTTTTGTATCCCGTATTGCTATGGGCGAGTACGATGCAATCATCATTGGTCACAGCCAATTTGAGAAGATCCCGATCTCCCGGGAGCGACAAGAACAGCTCCTACAGAACGAAATCACCAATGTTTCCCAGACGATCAACCAAATCAAAAAAGAAAAAGGCGACAACTGGAGTATCAAGCAAATGGTTGTTTTTGAGAACAACCTCAAATCTCGATTGGAACGCTTAGCTAACGAAAGCAAAAAAGATGATCTTCTTACCTTCGAACAGCTTGGTGTAGATATGCTCTTTGTCGATGAATCTCATGCTTACAAAAACTGTTTCACGTTTACGAAAATGCGTAACGTAGCCGGTATCGGTAAATCCAGTAGTCAACGGGCGACCGATATGCTGCTCAAATGCCAGTATCTGCAGGAAATGAATCAAGGACGCGGTGTTGTGTTCGCCACTGGCACCCCAATAAGCAACAGCATGTCCGAGATGTACGTTATGCAGCGTTACCTTCAGCCCCGCCTTTTGCAAAGGCTAGGTTTAGACTTCTTTGACAACTGGGCGGCAACATTCGGAGAGGTTGTCTCCTCTCTTGAAATTACTCCGGAAGGCAGCGGCTATCGGATGAAATCCCGATTTGCCAAGTTTCACAATTTGCCAGAACTTATGAGTATGTTTAGACTGGTTGCTGACATTCAAACCGCTGATATGCTCAATCTTCCCACACCAAAATTAGTCGGTGATAAGGCAACCATCTTCGTCAGTGAATGCTCCCCTTTTCAGCAGAAAATGATGGACGAATTCGTGGAGCGTGCCGAAAAAATCCGCAATAACGATGTGGATGCCAGCGAGGATAATATGCTAAAGCTCACGCATGAAGCAAAACTGATGTCGATTGACCCCCGTTTGGTGCATGAAGATGCCCCGGCCGAAATTGAATCTAAGCTGAATCGATGCATTGAGAATGTCTTTGATATATGGAATGAAACACAGGCTGAACAATTAACTCAAGTCATTTTTAGTGATAGTGGTACGCCAAAGCCCGGACGATTTAACGTTTATGATGAAATCAAAACACAGTTGATCCATCGCGGCGTGTCTGAACATGAAATAATGTTTATCCATGATGCTAATACCGATTCCGCAAGAGAAGCCTTATTTGAACAGGTCCGCCGCGGCGAAGTACGTGTGTTGCTAGGCTCTACGCAAAAAATGGGTACTGGGACCAATGTACAGACTCGGCTTGTCGCTGCCCATCATTTGGACTGCCCTTGGCGTCCTTCGGACATCACCCAACGCGATGGCCGTATCTTGCGGCAAGGTAATATGAACGAAGCAGTACAGATTTTCCGCTATGTTACCAAAGGGACATTCGACTCTTATCTGTGGCAAATTCAGGAGCAGAAACTGAGCTATATCTCCCAGGTAATGACCGGCAAGAGCATTTCCCGCTCCTGCCAGGATGCCGATGAGACAGTCTTATCGGCCGCAGAAGTTAAAGCCATCGCCGTAGGCAATCCTATGCTGGCGGAAAAAATGGAGGTCGATAATGAAGTAATGCGGCTAAAGATGCTGAAGACGAATTGGCAGAATGAGCAGGCGATGTTGGAACAGCGTATACACAAACAGTATCCTATGATGCTCAAGATGTATGAGGAGAAAATCCAGAAACTCCAAGCAGATATCCAAGTAGTAGAACAAAATAATCAACCGAATTTTATGATTCGGCTGGATGGAAAGCATTATGAGGAACGAACACAAGCCGGGGACGTACTTCTTCTTTTAGCCAAGCTAACCGAGAGGGATCAACCAGCAAAAGTTATTGGCCAGTTTCGAGGTCTTCCACTCTCTCTCTTCCGTTCAATTTATGATAACGTCCATATAAGAGCCCAAGGGGTAGAAACACACTCTGCAGAGCTTGGAGGATCAACACTGGGAAATATCTCTCGCCTCGAAAACATGATCGAGAGGCTGCCTTCTTTACTTCAAGACACAATACAGCATAAAAACGAGACGCTAGAGCAGCTTGCTGCAGCACAAAAGGAATTAGGTAAACCGTTTGATTTGGAATACCAACTTCAGCAGCTTGTCGCTCGGCAATCGGAGATAAATTCAAAACTGGAATTCAAAGACCTGCAAGGACAGGAAATAATATCTGAAGATTCTAATTTGGATAATGCCCCTGACGATCTTAATCTCGAAGAACCAGAAGTATAG
- a CDS encoding IS5 family transposase (programmed frameshift), with translation MIQRRYEISDEQWEQIKGMFPPYQTGRPSKLSERTMFNAFLWIARSGAAWRDLPEERYGSWKTVYSRFCKWRDTGLLVAIFQTLQVEPDFENLSIDSTSVKAHQHSAGAKKNAPGHEVNQHIGVSRGGKITKLHTVVDGLGNPLAFLLTGGQVYDSVPAIDLLQKLDITGSHILGDKAYGSEVIRNWITAKQASYTIPPKANSQNPWKVDWYRYKERHLVECFFNKIKHFRRVATRYDKLAKSFLAFVYVAAIFKLTQ, from the exons ATGATTCAAAGACGGTACGAAATAAGCGATGAACAGTGGGAACAAATTAAGGGCATGTTTCCACCCTACCAAACAGGACGTCCGTCAAAATTAAGTGAAAGAACCATGTTTAACGCTTTTCTATGGATCGCTCGAAGTGGTGCAGCCTGGCGAGATCTACCGGAGGAACGCTATGGTTCATGGAAAACGGTCTACAGTCGCTTCTGCAAGTGGCGAGATACCGGACTGCTTGTCGCGATCTTCCAAACTCTTCAGGTCGAACCTGACTTTGAAAACTTGAGCATTGATTCTACATCGGTTAAAGCCCATCAGCATAGTGCCGGTGCTA AAAAAAACGCCCCAGGGCACGAAGTGAATCAGCACATCGGTGTCAGTCGTGGCGGAAAGATAACCAAACTTCACACCGTCGTCGATGGATTAGGAAACCCCCTTGCTTTTCTCCTGACGGGTGGTCAAGTCTACGATTCCGTTCCAGCGATTGATTTACTTCAGAAGCTTGACATTACAGGAAGTCATATTCTTGGTGACAAGGCCTATGGCTCAGAAGTGATTCGGAATTGGATTACAGCTAAACAGGCATCCTACACCATCCCGCCTAAAGCGAATAGTCAAAACCCATGGAAAGTCGATTGGTATCGCTACAAAGAACGCCACTTAGTGGAGTGTTTTTTCAATAAAATCAAACACTTTCGCCGTGTGGCTACTCGTTATGACAAGTTGGCCAAGTCATTCTTGGCGTTTGTATACGTAGCTGCCATTTTCAAATTGACTCAATGA
- a CDS encoding ABC transporter substrate-binding protein — translation MSLLLTACSTNGNNNAANSKTDTNTGTYGEETYHAIMAIPLLQGEPKDMQLVEDELNKLVKEKINVSLDLIPISIGNWTQQTNLMLSSGEKLDLLLTGTGTYASQAATGKIIPIDELLKGPGKGVAEALGEKYISATKISGKVYGVSSIHDLAQNYSYAMRKDLVDKYKIDTTDIKTLDDVEKVLQIIKENEPNLTPIVPGGAGSSVSMLVGYNQYDLLGDGVGVLMDRNELKVTNLYESSEYKAFLTKFHDWYTKGYILRDAATNQIVPNQLVKAGKVFSYLTNGKPGFDAQESRAAGMEMVSAELNGPTVSTNDVTGFMWAIARNSENAEKAMEVLNLFYTDKEVINLINWGIEGKHYQKVKGDIIDFAPGVDATNTGYMPNWDWLTGNTYLSYIYKGGDPEIWEKTKEFNDTASPAKALGFIFNIEPVKNEYTAIMNVTNQYKVGLESGTLDPEVVLPQFIEKLKEAGIDKVIAEKQKQLDEWAQANNVK, via the coding sequence ATGTCCTTATTGTTAACTGCATGTTCAACTAATGGGAATAATAACGCAGCTAATAGCAAGACTGACACTAATACAGGTACATATGGAGAAGAAACATATCATGCAATAATGGCAATCCCCTTACTACAAGGCGAACCGAAGGATATGCAACTTGTTGAAGATGAACTAAACAAGCTGGTTAAAGAAAAAATCAATGTATCTCTCGATTTAATACCGATTTCTATTGGGAACTGGACACAGCAAACAAACCTAATGCTGAGTTCCGGTGAAAAACTGGACTTGCTTCTTACAGGGACAGGAACGTATGCTTCTCAGGCAGCTACTGGAAAAATCATTCCGATAGATGAACTACTCAAAGGTCCTGGTAAAGGAGTTGCCGAAGCATTGGGCGAAAAGTACATTAGCGCTACAAAAATTAGCGGAAAAGTATATGGCGTTTCTTCAATCCATGATCTGGCTCAAAATTATTCATACGCTATGCGTAAGGATCTCGTAGATAAGTATAAGATTGATACCACCGACATCAAAACGCTGGATGATGTTGAAAAGGTATTGCAAATCATCAAGGAAAACGAGCCTAATTTAACACCTATTGTTCCGGGAGGTGCTGGAAGTTCGGTCAGCATGTTGGTCGGATACAACCAATATGATCTACTTGGTGATGGAGTTGGCGTTCTTATGGATCGCAATGAGCTAAAGGTTACTAATTTGTATGAGTCTTCTGAATATAAAGCTTTCCTTACAAAATTTCATGATTGGTATACAAAAGGATATATACTTCGGGATGCAGCTACTAATCAAATTGTTCCGAATCAGCTTGTGAAAGCCGGTAAAGTATTTAGTTATTTAACAAATGGAAAACCAGGTTTTGATGCCCAGGAAAGTCGCGCAGCTGGCATGGAAATGGTCTCGGCAGAACTTAATGGACCGACAGTTTCAACGAATGACGTAACCGGATTTATGTGGGCTATCGCCCGGAATTCTGAAAATGCTGAGAAGGCAATGGAAGTTCTTAATCTGTTCTATACAGATAAGGAAGTCATTAACCTGATTAACTGGGGGATTGAAGGTAAACACTATCAGAAAGTGAAAGGTGACATTATCGATTTCGCACCTGGAGTGGATGCAACTAACACGGGCTATATGCCGAACTGGGACTGGCTGACAGGCAATACCTATCTTAGCTATATCTATAAAGGCGGGGACCCGGAGATCTGGGAAAAAACAAAAGAATTTAATGATACTGCTTCACCAGCGAAAGCACTGGGATTTATCTTTAATATTGAACCTGTTAAGAATGAATACACTGCAATCATGAATGTAACCAATCAATACAAAGTTGGATTGGAATCGGGAACGCTAGACCCCGAGGTGGTATTACCTCAATTTATTGAAAAATTAAAGGAAGCCGGAATTGATAAAGTGATTGCTGAAAAGCAAAAGCAGTTGGATGAATGGGCTCAAGCAAATAATGTAAAATAG
- a CDS encoding family 43 glycosylhydrolase — MGYVCNPLNIPYTYQFFDENGVISSNREAADPSMVLYNGKYLLFPSMTAGFLSSDNLSDWEFHLLNDVPIFDYAPDVRVIGEYLYFSASDYTKNCSFYRTKDPFNGSFEEINGTFPFWDPNLFVDYDDKIYFYWGCTNNRPIYGVEMNPVDMSPIGDPVELIFGDVTVKGYERTGENHVLPRSSEQIEEMVEAHMSNNPDTSEEMKAVVRQWLGNDPYIEGAWMDKHNGQYYFQYASPGTEYNIYSDGVYVSDKPLGPFKLAKNNPFSYKPGGFMPGAGHGSTMEDKHGNVWHASSMRISVNHQFERRVGIWPAGFDEDGELFCNQRFGDWPMRIDQTQMDPWEDPEWMLLSYNKPASSSSYEAGKDASKATDENVRTWWKAAGKKPGEWLEVDLLHECDVRAIHINFADDQTDIIIPESAEKKMTSEASNHTAIRYIDRKKHYTRWLLEGSINGEHYFTIADKSNAESDLPHDLIIPKEGVKARYIKCTVQELPYRQVACISGLRVFGTGEGNRPVKARNVRTELASELDLNVSWEKHQVVGHNVIWGFSPDKLYHSYMVLGSNEVKIGALVKGQSLFVRVDSFNETGVTEGDIIQVI, encoded by the coding sequence ATGGGTTATGTATGTAATCCTTTAAACATCCCGTACACGTATCAGTTTTTTGACGAAAATGGGGTAATTAGTTCCAACCGGGAAGCAGCAGATCCATCTATGGTGCTTTATAATGGAAAATATCTATTGTTCCCTTCTATGACTGCTGGATTTCTTTCCAGTGATAATCTTAGCGATTGGGAGTTTCATTTGCTTAATGATGTGCCAATATTTGATTACGCTCCTGATGTCAGAGTGATCGGTGAATATTTGTATTTTTCTGCTTCAGATTATACTAAAAATTGTTCGTTTTACCGCACTAAAGACCCATTTAATGGAAGTTTCGAGGAGATAAACGGAACGTTTCCCTTTTGGGACCCCAACCTGTTCGTTGATTATGACGATAAAATCTATTTCTATTGGGGTTGTACCAATAATAGACCTATTTACGGAGTTGAAATGAATCCTGTAGATATGAGTCCTATAGGTGATCCCGTGGAGCTTATCTTTGGTGATGTTACAGTAAAGGGCTATGAAAGAACCGGTGAGAACCACGTCTTACCACGATCTTCTGAACAGATTGAAGAAATGGTCGAGGCACATATGAGCAATAACCCCGACACTTCGGAAGAAATGAAAGCGGTAGTTAGACAGTGGCTTGGCAATGACCCATATATTGAAGGGGCATGGATGGATAAACATAATGGTCAATATTATTTTCAGTATGCCAGCCCTGGAACAGAATATAATATTTACTCTGATGGAGTGTATGTATCGGATAAACCGTTGGGGCCATTTAAATTGGCTAAGAACAACCCTTTTTCGTATAAACCGGGGGGCTTTATGCCTGGGGCGGGCCATGGTTCCACAATGGAAGATAAGCATGGGAATGTATGGCATGCATCATCGATGCGAATCAGTGTAAATCATCAGTTTGAAAGACGAGTAGGGATTTGGCCCGCTGGATTTGATGAGGACGGGGAACTATTCTGCAACCAACGATTCGGTGATTGGCCAATGAGAATTGATCAGACGCAAATGGACCCATGGGAAGATCCGGAGTGGATGCTACTCTCTTACAATAAGCCGGCGAGTTCATCATCCTACGAAGCAGGCAAAGATGCTTCGAAGGCGACCGATGAAAATGTTCGGACCTGGTGGAAAGCTGCAGGAAAGAAACCTGGTGAATGGCTAGAAGTGGATTTGCTGCATGAATGCGATGTGCGTGCTATACATATCAACTTTGCAGACGATCAAACAGATATTATAATACCTGAGAGTGCAGAAAAGAAGATGACCTCAGAAGCTTCTAACCATACAGCAATTAGATATATTGACCGTAAAAAGCATTACACAAGATGGCTTCTGGAAGGTTCAATTAACGGTGAACATTATTTCACTATTGCTGACAAGTCCAATGCTGAATCCGACTTACCGCATGATTTGATAATCCCAAAAGAGGGAGTTAAGGCTCGCTATATCAAATGCACAGTGCAGGAATTGCCTTATCGGCAAGTGGCGTGTATCTCCGGTCTGCGAGTTTTTGGTACTGGTGAAGGAAATAGACCTGTGAAAGCAAGAAACGTTCGGACTGAGCTCGCAAGTGAGCTGGATCTTAATGTCTCATGGGAAAAGCATCAAGTCGTCGGTCACAACGTGATTTGGGGGTTTTCACCTGATAAACTCTATCATAGCTATATGGTATTGGGAAGCAATGAAGTTAAGATCGGTGCATTAGTGAAAGGACAGTCCTTATTTGTTAGGGTGGATTCTTTCAATGAAACAGGAGTTACTGAGGGTGACATTATTCAAGTAATATAG